Sequence from the Miscanthus floridulus cultivar M001 chromosome 16, ASM1932011v1, whole genome shotgun sequence genome:
AATTGCTACCTGGCCTGCATAAATTGACATGCCCTATCCAGAATTGATGACTACGGAGAAGGCTAAGAATCACAGATAAGCATGAAAGATGGGGTGGCATTTTTTCGAAGTACCTTCCGTTTCAGCGGTGCTGATGTGGTGGCAACTGGCTTGAAAAAGGACTCGAGTCTGGTCACATGAAATCAAGAATCAATAGTTTTAGGACAGTAAGATTAATTTAAACAGGCAAATAAACTCGCATGCACTTTGTAGTTTGTACAAGATGCCAAGAGATACTCACCTTCCTTGCGATGATTTATTCTTGGCAGATTTGATCTTCTCTATGGCCTGCACAAAAAAACATGAGAATCACAGATGAGAAGAAATGATTGGAGAACTAAACAGTGAGAACCAAAAGAAAGGTACATACCTTTGTCACCCGATCTTCATTGAAGCCATTATCTTTTACCAGGAAACTTATGAGACCCTGGAAAGAGGCCAAGAACAATGAGTTACATTCAGGATGTACTAAATAGAGTTTGAAGGTAAGCAAGCAAGGTCAATGCGTgtacctcctcatcaggtggagtcCATTTCAGCTCAGGAACATCCAATGTAACATTAGGCTCCTTGAACAAGCGTCGAGCTTCTTGGTAAGGCCAGTCCTCAGGAATTTGATATCTGTAGCACACATGTACAAAATTAGGCAGAATCAAACAGCAAACAGTTTCCTTTCATTTCACCACTAAAACATCCAACACAAGGAATgccaataaaaaaaagaaaagaacacATCATTGCTTGATAACGTAAAGTATAGGGCCATGATGGAAAATAGACTGCTCCTATGACTATTAGGTGAACAGACAAAACTCAGACTATTTTAAATGGACTAACCTGTCTTTATTAAGATTCTCCAAAATGCTTTCTATGGACCCATGTTGACGAATAAGTTTCAGAGCTGTTTGCCCCCCGATACCTAACGAACAAGCAAAGATACCGAGTTAGAAAAATAGAGGCACGAGGTAAAGCATTTTAGAAACGCAGACAATTGTGGAGTATAATATGATATAGAATTGATTAGGATACCTTTGATGCTATCACAATAGTCACATCCACACAGGATGCACAAATCGATGAACTGGTCCATGGTGAGTTCAAGCTCCTCCAAAACCTGCGACAAAAGTGATGACATATATGCAACATCAAGGTAATTACTGAGCACATAACAAAAATGCACACCTTGGCAACGTCAAATTCCATCACAGGTATTTTCTTGGAACTTGGATCCATTAAATGACGAAGGAACGTTGGAGCCCCAAAAGTAAGGGAATCCATATCTTCTGAAGCAACAGCGAACACCTACAAAATAGATAGCATATAAGGAAAAAATGGAATGAATGACTGgaaacaagaaggtgaaggtCTTCGTTAAGAGTACCTTATCGTTTTTGCAAAGGGCTGCACATTCTGCTTCTGCTTCAGAAGGTGCCTATTTGTCCAACAAGACAAATCCATGAATTAGCACTGACACAAGACAAGATAAATCATAGCCTTTATGCTAGCAGGAAAAAAAAAGATCCTAAAGAACAATCTGACTCGTCGCATTATTGGTAGCATAATAACATGGTAAACTGAATTCACCTCTACAACAGGAACCCCCATAAGTCTTAGTAGTCGTTTACAGTCATCGTTATGTTGCCTTGTGACCTGTTCATAAAAGGGGAAACAAGATGAAGCCGTAGCTTACTCAGAACAATAAATCTTGCATCTTACATATATTTTTTGACATTTATGCCGTGCATGAAACTAATGGGGCTTCAGAAACATTCTAAATCACCTCAATTTTTGCTGTTGTGGTACTCATGAAATTTTCAAGTAAACCATAAGCTATTGACTGGAAAATGAAGAAATCACCTTTACAGTCCTCTTGCTCAATTTTTCAATCGCATCTTTATCTCCATCCTGAAACATCAGGGACCATTTTCCTTTAGGATTCAGAAATAGAAGAATTGACAAATAATTATGATACCAAAGAGTGAGCAAACTTGGAGCAAGACAATTACCTCTACTGCCTCTTTCAGATCTTCGGTTGCATCTTCTCTTTTTGAGAATCTGAAAATAATAGTACACTCTAGCAATGAGAGAAGACTTTGAAGTACAGATATTATATAAGTGTGTCAAATAACATAGGAATAATGAAAGAAATATTCAAATATATCATGCCTTTTAGCAAGTTCTTGTTTCTTCATATCAGGAGGCTTGCCATCAAAAACATAACTGCACAAACAATGAAGCAAACCATTTAGAAGGCAATATATTTGTCTACACGTATTTATATCTTACAGTGGCAATAAATGAAAGGAAGTCATGTTTACACTGGCTTGATTCCCGCTTCCAGTAACCTTATTGTCCGGTTGAACATTCCTTGTAAATGACTGCAAAACAAACaataattagaaaaaaaaaataccaGCACTAGGAATATAGTGAATGCAGCTTCAGATATTAAACTTGCTGGAAAGGATATATTTATCTGTACCTAGTGACTTCACCAGCTTCATTTGTGAGAGTTTCCACACCTGTCCTTCCAACTACAATCTGTTCAAGAAAGTATAAGAAACACATTCCAACTCTTTCATGGCAGTAGGTAACTAGCACAGTAGTAGCATCTCAAGACGCACAGAATACATGCAACTAATACAATTTGCTTTCATCTTTTATTTTACTTGAACAAACCAAGCGAGCCAATCTTGAAGGTCAATCCAGTTGAACTAAAATCAATGCAAGTGGCCTGGAGGGTGAAGGATGACATTGACCATAAGAGGGCATTCGGATTTGTATCCTAATTAAGTTCTAGTTTTCATGTTTGTGTGGCCCATGGTGCGGTGGTGCCAATAGGTTGTTCCTAGAGTGCCTTGAGTGTTCAGGCCTTTTTTTTTATGAGGCTGCATCCTCTATCGGTATAATGTAAAAGTTCTTTCccgtctt
This genomic interval carries:
- the LOC136510084 gene encoding flap endonuclease 1-A-like; translated protein: MCAVSAAPRKHKTGWFAVSCATPAPPPPATAAADEMGIKGLTKLLADNAPKAMKEQKFESYFGRKIAVDASMSIYQFLIVVGRTGVETLTNEAGEVTSHLQGMFNRTIRLLEAGIKPVYVFDGKPPDMKKQELAKRFSKREDATEDLKEAVEDGDKDAIEKLSKRTVKVTRQHNDDCKRLLRLMGVPVVEAPSEAEAECAALCKNDKVFAVASEDMDSLTFGAPTFLRHLMDPSSKKIPVMEFDVAKVLEELELTMDQFIDLCILCGCDYCDSIKGIGGQTALKLIRQHGSIESILENLNKDRYQIPEDWPYQEARRLFKEPNVTLDVPELKWTPPDEEGLISFLVKDNGFNEDRVTKAIEKIKSAKNKSSQGRLESFFKPVATTSAPLKRKETSDKTSKAAANKKTKAGGKKK